The segment CTTCTCTGGAGCAGTGGCTGCAGTCTCCtgtgggatgaatgaatgaacgaatgaaagaaggaaaagagaggtaaaTGAATTAATACGTAATGAatgacagaaaagacagaaaactggAGGAAACAAAATGAGGTATATGCTGCTTAGTAATGATTAGTGGTTTAATAGTCAGGCTTTTCATGCTGGGAAATGATGCTAACTCAAATAGTTACaactggaagaaggaagtggaggagcaaaacattaaaaaaactttcACAATGATGGAAATAAAGTTGATCACAGAACACCCACCGTTATGCAAGATTCTTGCAGGCTGGTCTTGGCAGCCCTTGCGGCAAGGGAGCTGGAGGACCGCTGGGGGAGGGCTGGCAGGAGATCCCACATGTCCTCAGGGTCAGGTTCCTCCTCCGTTTGACCGTCCACTGGTATCCTGGTTGAGGCCGAAGTCATCATCTCTGGAACATTCTTCATGATGGAGTTACTGATGAGGCCTTGGATGTAGGAACTGCAAGTGGTCAGGCTTTGCTGGTGTCCACCTGCAGCTCTCCTAATGGGTCTTTGGGTCTTCAGGGAAACATATGGTGATGCCATGATGGGTCTGCCCTGCACCCCCTTTGTGCTCTGGCTGTTTTCAGAATTTGTgttgtctttcttgttttctgaTATGGGCACAGGCTTGGGCGGTTCCATAATAAGGATGTCATCGTCACTATCGAATATAGCTTTGCTCACTGACTCTCTGTGCTTTGGactgtaattccttcttttcagcCTTTCTTGTGTCCGATGGAGGGAGCTCTTCTTTTTCTGGGTTGTACTAAATTCTGAAATCATGTCATCTTCATCACTATCAGTAAGCCATCCATCTTCATCCTGTGACTCTGACTCTGACCCATCGGAAGAAAGACTTCTGTCAGAGACTTCTAGGTCACGTGCTTTTTTTGGCTGATTTGGTGATTCACCGGTGTTCGGAGGTTCATGCTGCATAAACTGACCTGTAACTTTATCTGTTCCTGCATCTGGATCAACATGTAATCTCTTCAGCACATTGCCTTCACTGCTGGGAACAATGCTGCTATTCTGCCCAGGTGACAACATGGCATCTATGGCCAGGTGTGTTGCAACAGAAGCCTTGGCGGGCACGCTTGACTCATTCCTTTGTCTCTTCGGTGACTTGACTGCATTTGAGATGTGCTCCCTTTTTCGGCTGTTATTCTGTCCCATCTTTTTCACTGTAGGATGTTCAACAGTTGACTCAGACTGTTGCATTGCCTTATGATGGAGTGAGGTTTCAGTTCTTGTGCTACTCCTTGCTTTCTTATCCACTGTCTGCTGTTTTTCTAtggcttttttctctttttctttgttgttagtATTTTCAGCTGTTTGgtctaccttttttcttttctctatgttAGTAATTTTGTTGACAGTTTGTTCTACTTGTGTGTTTGCTTCCATGTTGCTGCCAGAATGAGTTCTTGTACTCTGTTCTCTTTCTtgggcttttttcttctcttttttggaaGTCTTTCCTGTAGTTGCTTCTGTTTCCTTGCCAGTACTAGTTTCACTGGGCACGTTTTGATTTACCGTGATAAGCATCGTGTCCATGGTGTCAAGGAGGCAGATTATATGCTTCCCATATTCAACCCTATGCAGAATACCAGCAGTCCCTCCCACTGCCTCCTGCACCAACTTCACAATATCATCACTGCTCTCTTGAGGTCTTTGCTCCTCTTCTGCACCTCTAATACTGCACAGTGTCCtggtttcatttgttttatttacagACAGGATGCCCTCACTGCCCCCACCAAGCCTTCTCAGCNNNNNNNNNNNNNNNNNNNNNNNNNNNNNNNNNNNNNNNNNNNNNNNNNNNNNNNNNNNNNNNNNNNNNNNNNNNNNNNNNNNNNNNNNNNNNNNNNNNNGCTGAGAAGGCTTGGTGGGGGCAGTGAGGGCATCCTGTctgtaaataaaacaaatgaaaccaGGACAGTGTGCAGTATTAGaggtgcagaagaggaggaggaaagacctcAAGAGAGCAGTGATAGTAGTGTGAAGTTGGTGCAGGAGGCAGTGGGAGGGACTGCTGGTATTCTGCATAGGGTTGAATATGGGAAGTATATAATCTGCCTCCTTGACACCATGGACACGATGCTTATCATGGTAAATGAAAACTCGCCCAGTGAAACTAGTTCTGGCAAAGAAACAGAAGCAACTACACGAAAGACttccaaaaaagagaagaaaaaagcccaAGGAAGAGAACAGAGTACAAGAACTCATACTGGCAGCAACATGGAAGCAAACACACAAGTAGAACAAACTGTCAGCAAAATTACTaacatagagaaaagaaaaaaggtagacCAAACAGCTAAAAAAactaacaacaaagaaaaagataaaaaagccaTAGAAAAACAGCAGACAGTGGATAAGAAAGCAAGGAGTAGCACAAGAACTGAATCCTCACGCCATCATAAGGCGATGCAACAGTCTGAGTCAACTGTTGAACATC is part of the Eriocheir sinensis breed Jianghai 21 chromosome 32, ASM2467909v1, whole genome shotgun sequence genome and harbors:
- the LOC127006080 gene encoding uncharacterized protein LOC127006080, translating into MDTMLITVNQNVPSETSTGKETEATTGKTSKKEKKKAQEREQSTRTHSGSNMEANTQVEQTVNKITNIEKRKKVDQTAENTNNKEKEKKAIEKQQTVDKKARSSTRTETSLHHKAMQQSESTVEHPTVKKMGQNNSRKREHISNAVKSPKRQRNESSVPAKASVATHLAIDAMLSPGQNSSIVPSSEGNVLKRLHVDPDAGTDKVTGQFMQHEPPNTGESPNQPKKARDLEVSDRSLSSDGSESESQDEDGWLTDSDEDDMISEFSTTQKKKSSLHRTQERLKRRNYSPKHRESVSKAIFDSDDDILIMEPPKPVPISENKKDNTNSENSQSTKGVQGRPIMASPYVSLKTQRPIRRAAGGHQQSLTTCSSYIQGLISNSIMKNVPEMMTSASTRIPVDGQTEEEPDPEDMWDLLPALPQRSSSSLAARAAKTSLQESCITETAATAPEKPTTVTSTNISGAVITSKASKVMRSFWIESEEEEEDKDTEDTESLFMPTLPLASQLIQESTVLPNYSSLGPEHWMSVARAMQKRKKVIE